The Solanum pennellii chromosome 4, SPENNV200 genomic interval AATTGCTGAAGTTCTTTGATTATTACGAAGAAATAGCATTTGGGGTGTCggaaaaattgaatcttttgcgggttttatttgttgatttttgatGGCTCAGTCTAATTCTAAGCCACCTATGAGTAGTCAGAATTTTGGTGTTGGAGCTGTATCTCATGTGAGGTCTTTATCTCAATCGAGTATTTTCTCGAATAGTTGTTTGCCACCATTGAGTCCTTTTCCTCCTAGTGAGCCGGGGATGGTGTCGGGTCATTCTAGCTTGAAGGATATATCCATGGAGGAAATAGATGTGAATTCTCAAGGTGTAGGAGTTGTGTCTTCGTTTACGAGGGATGGTCTTCCTCCTCGGAAGGGGCATCGTCGATCTAATAGTGATGTTCCATTGGGATTCTCGGCTATGATTCAGTCTTCACCTCAGTTGATGCCTAGAAGTGGTCAGAAGGTTTTAGGGAGAGCAGTGAGTCTTGGGGATAGCAATGGAAAGATTGATGAGAGGAAACCAAAGGGAGAGGTTACAGATGAGTTGTTGTTTTCCTACATGAATTTGGAAAATATAGAGACATTGAACGGTTCTGGCACGGAGGACAGAGATAAGGACAGCATTGTCAGTGGGACAAAGGTAAGCGGTTCTGAGAGCAGCAATAATGAAGCAGAAAGTGTTATGAAAGGGAATACTGTTAGTATCCAACCAACAAATTTAAGGGAAGGAACCAAGAGGAGCGCTGATGCGAATATTGCTCCAGCTGCACGTCACTTTAGGAGTCTTTCCATGGATAGTGCTATTGGAAATTTTCACTATGGCGATGAGTCACCAAATGTACCAACTTCTCTGATGATGCGTTCCGGTCAGCTTTCACCAAGTAATTCAGGAAATGAAAGTTCGAGCAAGCACAATCTTGACTTCGGAAATTCTGAATTTAGTGAAGCTGAGATGAAGAAGATTATGGCAGATGAAAGACTTGCTGAGATTGCAGTTTTAGATCCCAAGCGTGCTAAAAGGTATGGAAATAGATGCTAATGTATTCTAGTTTATATTTGTATCCCATTAAGAAGCATAAACTTGAGTTATccattaaaaattgaaaaaatatatataaggaGGGTgctacatatacaattgaaccTGATAGTTTCTTTCCTCAGGATACTGGCTAATCGTCTGTCCGCTGCTCGATCCAAGGAGCGTAAAACACGTTACATCTCAGAATTGGAACACAAGGTTCAAAAGCTACAGACAGAAACAACTACCTTATCCACACAAGTTACCATCCTGCAGGTGCCTGTAGAAAATATTGTGGTGTACCTTCAATACTTCTTTTATGAACTTCAGTCCGTTTACTGGATTTTCATTCTTGTTACAGAAAAATTTTGTTGAGATTTCAAGCCTGAACAGTGAGCTGAAATTCCGCATCCAAGCCATGGAGCAACAGGCACAGCTTAGAGATGGTATTACCGTtccaatttcttttttcttttgttttccaaGTCCCTAGTGTGTTGCAAAAAGGTATCTAGTTGTTGCATATGGGTAGTTAATGAAATAAGATATGTTCCATAGtataatctttttaaattagaatatactaaaatgttttcttttacctcttaaaattaaattcatcaaacttGGAGAAGTTTGGAAATAATTGGGTGTTTACTGAATACAGCAGGATAATTAGTTTATAGAAAGAGAAGTTTgcaaatttaagttttataaaaagaaaagctTGGAACTTGGCCTGATTTGAGCTTCATGGTTCTAGCCTTCTACTTATTGAATTTGTTGCTATCGTTTGAAGAATTTGGGAGGAAGGGAATTTTAATGGTTCCCGTGAACTCATAATTAAGTAGATCAGTTTCGTGAAGTACTTTTATGTGAGGTGCAAAAAGAGAAGAATAAATTAGTTTACAATGGCATATAGAGCCTTTGAAAGGGGAAAATAGGGGGAGAAGGACTATGGCCTGCTGGAAGGAAGACGGGGAGAGAGATGGTAGAAATCCATTTTAGATCTGTAAAGATAGGCGAAGAATACTCTGAAGGAAGCCAAATAGGAAACATACTGTTTGTGTCAGGGAAGCCTATGAGATAAACTGAAAAATAATTAGGGACACAAGTTCAACAATAATAACTCAATGATATGTGAAAATGATGCACAATCAATATCTCTTTGATTACTTTTGTTTGATTGGTTGGAAATTTCAAAATGTAAGCAATGTGAAAATTTCAATATCCCTCACTGTGCACTGAAAAACCCGAGTCAGAGAACCAAAATATTTGATGTACCTGTTTCAGTAATAATATTTGATTCTAACCAGTAACTAGCTGGCCTACTCAGGAGGCATGATTTTCTTAAACAGTTCCACAACATCAGCATCTCCTACTGAAAAACACCCGAACTTCAATATTACCAAATGCCGTGTCACACACAGATAGTCAAGAAGTAAGATTTTCCAGCAGGACCTGTTTGTGTTCGTCTTTGTTACTAAGTTCTCTCTATAACAGTCCCCATTTTATTGTGTTCCCCAGTTCTGGTCATAAAGTCTAAGTAAGGTATTTGAAAAACATTATATTTTCCAAAAAGCAGGTTTGCCTGTGTTTGTTTGATTTATCTCAGGATACATTTATATTAATCTGAAGGAAGGACAAGTTATACTGTTCTAGTCATTTGGATTGACCAGGGACAAGGTCCAAATCGCGTTTTATACTCGACATTCAAGACATATAGATATGCTGATACTATGTGAACATCTGATGCACCTACCCATAAAGATGGATATTCATAACTTTAGCTTTCCGCTGCAGCTCTGCATGAGGCATTAACTGCAGAAGTCCAACGTCTAAAGCTTGCTGCTGGGGAACATAGGGAGGAAGGACGGTTGCCTAATAACATGACACAACAGACGCCAGTGAAGCATAATATGTTCCAGATGCAGCGTCAGCAGCCTAGTCAAATGCAACAATTATCTGTTGGTAAAGCATCTGCGGCTTCAGCAACACCTGCATCCGCCTAGTGGGTGAACATTAAAGCCTTTGAGGAGGTGAAGATTATCTCTACATGAAGCCTAAAAGTTTATTACTTCAATTATCGGTCTTACATGCTACGCACAAACAGTGAGAAACTAAGCTTTCAGAtagtattatatttatataagtttcttatGTGTCTGGCTACAATTTATACTATATGTAGTGAatcattattttgttctttGGAAATGACTGTATCAATAAATTGGAGTCAAACTTTGTGGTGCCAATGTTTTCTCCTATACTGTTCTCTACTTCTAAGGGAACTTTAAGCCCTTTTATCTGGCTGTTAATTTGCACTTGCATAGTATAAAACCATCTGCATACAATAGACCCTTCTGATCCGAAACACCGATCAGGGAGCTTACTGTGGACTATAACTCATAAAAAGTAGTAGTTCTATGAATTTAGCACAACCAGACAAAAAGATCATACACTGTCTTGTTTCCCTCATCTTcaataaagaaagaagaaattaaagtagTCAAAGTTGCAGAAAAGCAGATAGTTGCCCAAAGCATCTTGCAATAAGAGTTGCATCACCAGGTGATTTCACGAGTCGAATCTATGACTTATATACGTATGAATTCGAAGTTATTTTTGATAAGAGATACTTAgatattatgtttattttttcaacaacCAGTTGAAAAACCTCTACTTAGTTGTTAATCACATGAAAAAAGTCtcataataattttaagttctaataaacaaacaaaaaagaaaatggataATGACCAAAGAGTACAAAATAAAAGCATATACCTTCTTTTCAAATAAAGAATACCTCGAAATTCTTCAACAGACCAAACCCGCGGGAACCTTAAACCCTACTACACACAATTCTATAAAtttctaaacattataaaatttcagtaaatttttaaaatataattattaaaattttacttcAAAATCTATAACCAAACGAATcgagataataataatataagtaaaaaaaaaaaaagaagaaaaaagccAGTAGTAGTAATTATCCATTCCACCAATtggtatttatattttgaactcacaaaatttatatcttttaatttattaaaccaAATAAAAAGCTCACATTCTCGGAATACACAAAACAAATCTTCTTTTTAATAACTCTCAATGCTTTTGTAGGGTTTCAGATGTTTTCCTTCTAAAACTTCTTTTGCCGCCGATTACTGACAAATCTCTGTTTTTCTCACTAATTTTTGTGGGTTTTGTGGTACTGACGTTGAGGTTTAGCAAGATctgttttttaaaaactttattttttgaattttttgaccGTTGAGTTCGCCGGAGATGTCGGAAGTGGTGGTGGTGAAAGGTGGGGAGTTGTTGTTTTGTGGAAGTACTTGTTGGGATTCTGTTGGTCGCCGGAAAGGTTTGACGGAGGGGAATTTGGTGTCGCCGACGAGGCTTCGTCCGCTTGTTGGTGTCGACATTTGTTTTGTTGCTGCTGGTTGCGGTATACTCTGTTctgcttgtttttttttcagattATTTTTTCTTAGTTGTATACTTAGTTGGTTTTGTTTAGAGCTCAAAAATGTTGTGAAATGTATGTTGAGGTTTCGTATAGCGGAACCCAATTTAAAGTTATCATCTTTATTGTGAGATTATGGGATTTTGGCAATGACTTAACGTTTGGCCATAAAATTCCGGAATTTGAAGAACACGGAAAAGTTGTTTTCACTTCAAAATacttaaataagtaaaaaaacaaCTCCATTTTGTGTTCATGGTTAAACACAACTCCAAAAACTactcttttgttttttcaaatacTGACAATTTTCAAGGCTAAACGCTTCCATAATGTGATTGAAGACTTCCCTTTTTGATTGCTTACTTTCATTCTTGGTGGAAATGCAGCGTCTTGTCACTGTGTAGCGCTAGATACTGAAGGTCGTTGTTATACATGGGGAAGGAATGAGGCAAGTGTGTTGTCTGTGTtcgtttttattttcttttgtggCTTTTTGTGTTGTTTTCTCGATGTAGGGAATCTGAAGTGTGTTGTGACTTTGCAGAAAGGGCAGCTTGGTCATGGAGATAAAATAACACGTGATAGACCAACGGTTGTTTCAGAACTATCTAAGTAAGTTGTTCTTGGTTTTGTTCCTCTATCAGTGACAGATATTGTAGTAAAAGTTTCAAAATATGTATTAAGTTCAAATCCATACCACAAAGGAGTAAAGGGTGCATAGCTATGCCGTATCCACTTCTTAAAATCCTAAATTCAccctcttttttcttcttatagtTGTTTGattctctctttttcttgaaAACATTGAGACAAGATCCCatctttctacttttttttttaagaaaaagaatttacctttttattttattttgtcattgCGCTCTTATCACTTGACCAAAGCCTTGGGGCAATGCATACTTCTAGGGTACATGTAAAATGAGATGGAAAGAGAAGAATGTTATAATGGTGAATATTCTGATGGATGgtaatgttttgtttttttaactCAGAACTGAGATTTTGTGTCTAGAAGTAAGAAATTCTTTCAATATCCTTATTATATTTCCTGAATGGTTAGCCCGTGTCTCCTGAAGCAATTATGTCTATCAAGTACTTATCTCTGGCATCACTTAAAACTTTTTTGTTCCAGGTATAAAATTATTAGAGCTGCAGCTGGAAAGAACCACACAGTGGTAGTTACAGATGACGGACAGTCCTTTGCTTTTGGTTGGAATAAACATGGGCAGCTCGGTATAGGCTCTGTAAAAAATGGTGAGCTCCTTTGCTATCCTCTGTTGCTCCTTACCTTCTCTGTTTCTGACTCACTTGCACCAAAAGAGAAGACCTTCTGTTAGTATTCAAATTGTTGTTGTCTCAGTTGCATGAACATTATTTCATCTCCCTCTTTGATCATGCTTTTTTCTTCAGATATGACCTAGGTCAAATGAGTCCTTCATTTGTTTTATAACTCATGTCAAAACGGGAGTAACAAGTGTGTGGATTCATCATATTTAAAGTTACCAAAAACCTAGATGCACATGTATTGGATACTTAAACCTATCTGGCATTAACACAtgcttttgcatcttgacgcCTACACTAAAGTACCAACTAAGTGAGGCTAAGGGCACAACCTGGTTTTCACCAAGTTTCTAGGTTTAAGCATGCTGTAAGCGAACCTTTAACAAAGCTAATCTAGTGTAGGGAAGAAcaagaaatttattattatgtaaGCTAGTGTAGGATCCAAGTGAAAAAAACATGAGCTAGTTTAGGATGGAACAAAGAATTTGCCTTAAGCAACGTTATCTTTATTTCCTAGAAATATTAGTCCACTAATTTCTTCTGTCTTggcttattttttctttcatttataaAACAAACTAAGATCATCACTTTTTTGTATTGTTGCAGAAACTGAATTATCTCCAGTCCGGTGTGCCGTCACTGAAGTCAACTCTGTAGCTTGTGGGGCTGACTTTACTGTGTGGCTAACCTCAGTTGAAGGAGCTTCTATATTGTATGGTTTGTAAAGTTTTCTTTCTATTACATTGATAATGCTGTgtacaaataaaagattttgGTAGCGGCATTTTCATCTCTAACTTTTCTTGCACTCTGATTTTCATGCTATTCGTGTCTTCTAGAACTGCTGGTTTGCCTCAGTATGGTCAGCTTGGTCATGCTACTGACAACGAGGTACACTTCATGAAAAAGTTTTTAGTTTATCTTCTGTGACATGGATAAAGGCTTccaatattttattgttatttatggGAAGTTCTAGACTTCTACATGCTGTATAACAAATTAACAATCTCAAATTGCAATATTACCTATCGGCAACAATATATCATGACAAGATCATCTGTTCAATTTGATTGATAGTGATGCAGCTTTTGTGATACTTCTACATAAATTGAAATCACAATTAGCAGGCAATTGGATGAGTATAGTTGTTATCGTCTCCCATCTATCTTGTATTCTGTTCAATGCCTTTTTGTCCATTGCAACAGAATGCACTTGTTCTTTTTGCTAATAGAGAGCGGAAATTTTTATCAAATGAGATCCTACCTCTGAATACTGACTTCTATATTTCTCCCTCAGCTTTGATTTCTTCCTGCTTTAGGCACATgaagtatttatatattatgaagtAAGGTGTTCCATTAAAAAGAGCTTGCACTTTATGAACATAAAGTTCTGGAGATATTGGTGCACTAAACAGGCAAAATATTTAGGGATACAAACGCCTCTATCGTGTGTCTGTGCAGCATCATTGGAGGATAGTTATTTGCagtacttcatttattttttactattgatCTTTTGGAATGTATTGCATGACATGATCTATACATGCTGATGTCGGGTGCTAATTGCCGTATCAAACGACCTTAATATAGTCATGTTTCTGCCTTTTCCATTTCTTGTTTCCTTGCTTTCCAATTTCTATTTACTTATGCTTCTTGCCAATCTGAAGCATGCAGTTGATAAGCTTTGTGGATAGCACATTTTCCGCAAAATAATCAGTGTTTTCCTATTTCTAAAAGAAACATTGTTTTGTTCTCCTTCATAGTGGAGTGCTTTTATACTTCATATTACTCGCTTGTTTCCTGATGATATCTGGTCTAATATTTCTCCAAAATTAAGTGTGGAAACCTAAATGTAAATGCACCAAATTGGGAAGACAATAGTAACTTTTTTGCCCTTCCATGACAATACCCTTGATTTATAAATTTGGAACTTGTTGTAATGAAGGCATTCACACAGTGTTATCTTTAAATTTGAACTGGGAGTTGTTGCCTTGTTTGATTGATTTGAGGATGCCCTGTAACATGCAGTATAATACCAAAGATAGCTCTGTAAGGCTAGCTTATGAAGCTCAACCCAGACCTAGACCTATAGCTGCCTTTTCTGGAGAGACTATAGTCAAAGTCGCTTGTGGAATAAACCACACAGGTTCATCTCaacttcattttaattaatttgtatattgtCATCTTTCAGATATGTCAAGTGCATTTACCCTCTTTTTTTCTGGATTTCAGTTGCAGTGGATAAGAATGGATATGTTTACACGTAAGTTCCACCTTAGCTCTTTTGTATGGACTTTACCCTGTGTACAGAAGCTAATTTGTTCTTTCTCTGTTTTGACAATCAAATCTTAGGTGGGGATTTGGCGGTTACGGGAGGTTCGTACATCCTATTTCATATTTGCATATTCAGATCTATGTTAATGGATGTCTGTTGAACCGCCTTGGCTTTCCATGCTCTTTTTGGGCCCTTATTATAATAAACATGaaaatgtttgatttttttggatTACAGGCTTGGACATCGAGAACAGAAGGACGAGTTTGCTCCTCGACGAGTTGATGTTTTTACACGGCAGAATGTCTTGCCTCCAGATGCAATAGTTTCAGCAGGTTCTGCCAGCTCATCCTGTACTGCCGGTATGATTTGTCTTGTTCTCTCTCCATTCTGTTTTGTAATCATTCTTGAAATCTTATCCAGTGCACTTATAAGTTACTGTGTATTCACATGAGATGACATCATATTTGATATCTCTATTAGCTGCACTCATTTTACACAACTTTTTGTTTCCAAAAAAATCTTTCCGCTAGTTGTCCAAACTGCTCAAAGTATAAGTTGAATGAGTATTCAAATGAGTGAATTGCCTTTATTAAATCTATGTTCTGACCTACTATGattgtatatattgtgtttgctCATTTAGTTATTGCTTTGAGAGAAGTGTGAACATCTAGCAAGCTGACActtatatgtaaaaaatatgtaaaattaatgTGCGGTTATATATGGTTTAGTATGGATTACTTGTGAAAATAGGTAAACGCTAATCTAATCTATGTTAATGCTTAACGAGTTCGATTaatgtcaaaattttgaaaactcaAGTAGTTTGAGTATTTTCATTAGTAACTCATGGTAGTCTGTCTTTATTTCGGATTTGGTATTGGATATGTTTTGCAAAGCTTACATAGGTGGAGTTTAGAGTTTGAGTAATCATTGGTGAATGgtcatgaaaaaaaagaaaatgtcaaaTAGAAAAACATGATGATAAATAGAAACAGCCTTTCTACGTCTGAGGTAGAGGTAATGTTTGCGTACACTCTATCTTCCCCGAATCCCCTTTTTGGGACTACACTGGGTATTTTGTTGTATAATTATAGtaaaagtatttaaatattattattattaactattattttgtatgtaattaatttattttcattttatttttatatggtaTGATGATGACATCAGTTTGAACTTAAATGGAGATAATTATTCATATAGCTGACCTCAACTTGGTTGGGGCTGAGACATAGTTGTTGTTgaagtaaaatttaattttgaaatttgcgCTGCAAGCCTGCAAGTAATATGAAGATATGATGAGGTCACGTTCTACTAATTGCAAATGACTTGACACTtctaataaaatattcttgtgCAGGAGGAGGGCAGCTTTACATGTGGGGAAAAATTAAGAGCACAGGAGATGATTCGATGTATCCCAAACCTCTTCTGGATTTGAGGTTATGATGTTTACAGCATTTGCATctccaattttttattttggtcatATAGTATTAGTGTACATGAGTTGCATGTGTGATAAATTCCACATTTTTggttgaattattatttatccAAGATTTCTGGTTAGAACCATCTGCAATAACATCTATGAAGATGgagttcaaattttcttttccttgtgTCTCGTGACTAGGGGTGATGGAGTGATTTCATTGCTAAGTCCTAGCAGAGAGTCTCTACTCTTGTATTTAAGTTATGAGATTCAATATTCATGTTGGAATgttatttaaaatcaatcacATGGTAATAATGTATTGTTGTTTCTGCCCCCATAATCGTTGGCTTGGATTGTTTTAAACTGGATATTCTCTTTTCAGAAGcacaacatttttttcttttgtcgcTAAGTCTATAGGACTGATAATCTGTATTTCTAGTGGGTGGAACCTCCGATGTATGGATTCTGGCTATATGCACCACTTTGTTGGTGCTGATTCCTCTTGCATAAGTTGGGGCCTTGCACAGTGTGGGGAGCTGGGTTATGGACCACATGGACAGAAGTAGGTTTGATTAATATCTTGTGTTTTACTTCTCTTTTCGGTGACTTATGTGCGTTTTGCTCATTTATTTTGTCTATTTTTCTAAAGATCTTCTGCAGTTCCTAAGAAGGTAGACATTTTAGATGGCATGCATGTTATCAGGTTAGTGTAtttctgtttaaaaaagaaattttggaAGATGGAACTTTACATCAGAGTCTGAATCCTAGTGCATTCCTTTTTGTGTAGTGTTGCTTGTGGATTTGCCCATTCCATGGTTGTTATTGATAGGACAAATGTTGAGGATCGACTTGAGCAGGTAATGTTATGGCTATAAGGTAGTGTTGCTTATGAATTAGAATATGATTTTTTCAGTTTATATGTACAGGTTTTTGGTTGAGTGTAATATTTGTTTGTGGATGGGTGTTGGTGTGTGTCTGGGGGTGCTGATACATACATcagtttcaatttttctttatttgtatttatttgctCGTGTAAGTCATCTAATTTCTCCCGTTTTACCTGACAGCTTGATGTATATGATGGCAAGGCTTCTGAGGAAGGTATAGGTCTAAGCTTCATCTATCTTCATAAGTTTTAGCTAATTGTACTAtttcatttggaaaatatacTGGTTTTCCTCTGAATTTGCTTCAAGGGCAGTTGACTTAAGTAGCCATTGAATTGCTAATTCCTTGGGAGATGATAGAACAAGGAGTCTGTTAATGATGTTCAATTCATCTACTTTGTGCTTGTGTCCTTGTCTGTTTTTGATACTATGCAGGATAAGGTTTGATTATATATGCTATTTGCAAGTAATAATATGTCAAAGAGTCCATATGACATCTACATTCAGACAATTTATGTATACCTGTTCAATTTCAAGGACAATAGCTTGATATATGAAGATTTAATGCGCAGGACAAAAATTTATTGCTAAGTATAGGAGAATATCATGATTAGGTGAAAGTGAAGTGAAACTAGATTAGTTTTTGTGGTGCCTAATACAGACTTcaaatatgtacatttaggtTTCTAGGAATATATAATGATTGATGCAATATAACAATTAGGATAAATTAAAGGACTGTGCTGGGACTGCTATGTGATAGAAGTCATCTAACAAGCTACAGTCAAGTTTTATAGAGCGGTTGTGAGACTAGTAATGTTGTATTGGGGTGAATATAGGTCTGCAAAGCCCACATGTCCTCGAGATGAATGCCATAGATGTTGATATCATTGGACATAGAGGATAAACATAGAGAATTTCGCTTGAGACACTTTTGCCATGTCTTACAGACTTCGAGATGTATCATCTGCAGGCACAACTATATGATAATTTCAAGGTGCAACAATATGCttgaatttcatttaaaatgataattgaaaataatgagcTAGACTTGAAATCACATGTGtttggttttttaaaaaaagatttacaATTGAGCAAAATCAGTGTTAACTTGCCTAATAACTAATTGCATGAAAGAATAGGAATCTTAGTGTTACTACCAACTAGTTTGGATTAATCACTTAGTTGTTGTTTCTTATGTTTGGTTGTTTATTAggatttttcttttctattgtaGTCAGAGACATTATTTTGGTGGAGGATAAGTATTGAGATTTGCAAATTCTCTAGTGTTAAAACAGCCTTAATTTCTCTTAAAAGACATCTTAAAATTGGAATAATATAACAAATTGTGTTGTcgtcaaaaaaataatgtaacaaATTGTGTcaaatttttctgatttgtttTATCAAAATCCTTGTACACAGACATGCCAGGTGAAAGGTTATATTTCTCTTGTTGAACTGAGGAGATAGTTGCATGCGGCCCTATTTATTTTACAATCATTTACCTTTCTTACTATAGTTGCAAATTGTTCTTTGCTGCAGTGGGGGCAGAACCTGTGAGTGAATCTCCAGCTTCTAAAAAGACTACCAAAAAGGCATCTGCTAAGGCGCCTGCAAAGTCAAATAAACGGAAGAAGTCAAAAGATGCGTCTGAATCTGAAGATGAGGAAGAGGAAAATAGTGATGATGAAAGTGATGACTATGAGGAACAATCGAATGGGCGGGCCAAGTCTTCCGGCAGGGGTCGAGGAAAGGCTGCTGGCAAAGCTACAGCTGCTAAAAAGGGTGCTGGTCGTGGAAGGGGTCGGTCTCCAGCAGCAAACAAAAGCTCCCCACCTGAAGCGAAAGTATCGACAGGTAAAAGGGGAAGGCCGAGGAAATCGTAAGAGTGTACAGCTTTCCTGGTCAAAATGTAAGGCACTCTCTATATTGTGGAATGTATCTTTATTCTCCATTGGCTAATTAGTTGCACTTTAACAAGTTATTAATTTTCGTCATTAACTCCATTCAACATTCTGAAATTTAGCAAGTGTAATCCATTTGCGTAACTTGTAACGCGTATTAACATAGATCATTGACTGAAAAGACAGGTGTTTATCCGAGCTTGTGCCTAGTTAAGCTCGTTTTTTGGATAGGAGCGGAAACAGgggaaaagaaaggaaaaaccTATTCTGCCCAGTGTACTCTGATGTCTATTTTTGTTACTAATTTGTGGTGCAACTGAAACACATTTGTTCTGAAAATCTATGCTGATTAGTAATATTGCTGTGTAAATGAAGTATTTATCAGAATGTTTTGTTGTAGTTGATCATTTTAACATTTCGTTCTAGCCTTGTTGATGATCAATGATGAGACTTAC includes:
- the LOC107015521 gene encoding transcription factor VIP1-like isoform X2 — protein: MAQSNSKPPMSSQNFGVGAVSHVRSLSQSSIFSNSCLPPLSPFPPSEPGMVSGHSSLKDISMEEIDVNSQGVGVVSSFTRDGLPPRKGHRRSNSDVPLGFSAMIQSSPQLMPRSGQKVLGRAVSLGDSNGKIDERKPKGEVTDELLFSYMNLENIETLNGSGTEDRDKDSIVSGTKVSGSESSNNEAESVMKGNTVSIQPTNLREGTKRSADANIAPAARHFRSLSMDSAIGNFHYGDESPNVPTSLMMRSGQLSPSNSGNESSSKHNLDFGNSEFSEAEMKKIMADERLAEIAVLDPKRAKRILANRLSAARSKERKTRYISELEHKVQKLQTETTTLSTQVTILQKNFVEISSLNSELKFRIQAMEQQAQLRDGTRSKSRFILDIQDI
- the LOC107015521 gene encoding transcription factor VIP1-like isoform X1 translates to MAQSNSKPPMSSQNFGVGAVSHVRSLSQSSIFSNSCLPPLSPFPPSEPGMVSGHSSLKDISMEEIDVNSQGVGVVSSFTRDGLPPRKGHRRSNSDVPLGFSAMIQSSPQLMPRSGQKVLGRAVSLGDSNGKIDERKPKGEVTDELLFSYMNLENIETLNGSGTEDRDKDSIVSGTKVSGSESSNNEAESVMKGNTVSIQPTNLREGTKRSADANIAPAARHFRSLSMDSAIGNFHYGDESPNVPTSLMMRSGQLSPSNSGNESSSKHNLDFGNSEFSEAEMKKIMADERLAEIAVLDPKRAKRILANRLSAARSKERKTRYISELEHKVQKLQTETTTLSTQVTILQKNFVEISSLNSELKFRIQAMEQQAQLRDALHEALTAEVQRLKLAAGEHREEGRLPNNMTQQTPVKHNMFQMQRQQPSQMQQLSVGKASAASATPASA
- the LOC107018227 gene encoding protein RCC2; this encodes MSEVVVVKGGELLFCGSTCWDSVGRRKGLTEGNLVSPTRLRPLVGVDICFVAAGCASCHCVALDTEGRCYTWGRNEKGQLGHGDKITRDRPTVVSELSKYKIIRAAAGKNHTVVVTDDGQSFAFGWNKHGQLGIGSVKNETELSPVRCAVTEVNSVACGADFTVWLTSVEGASILTAGLPQYGQLGHATDNEYNTKDSSVRLAYEAQPRPRPIAAFSGETIVKVACGINHTVAVDKNGYVYTWGFGGYGRLGHREQKDEFAPRRVDVFTRQNVLPPDAIVSAGSASSSCTAGGGQLYMWGKIKSTGDDSMYPKPLLDLSGWNLRCMDSGYMHHFVGADSSCISWGLAQCGELGYGPHGQKSSAVPKKVDILDGMHVISVACGFAHSMVVIDRTNVEDRLEQLDVYDGKASEEVGAEPVSESPASKKTTKKASAKAPAKSNKRKKSKDASESEDEEEENSDDESDDYEEQSNGRAKSSGRGRGKAAGKATAAKKGAGRGRGRSPAANKSSPPEAKVSTGKRGRPRKS